The region TTGTTCAATGCTTTCTACTACATATTGAAACGCTAAATCACCAATCGCATGAACTGCAACGGTCATGCTCAATTCTCTCGCTTTCCTTACTAGCTGTTTTAATTCATCTAGTGATTGAATTGCTACACCTCTTGTAGAAGGGTCGCTTTTGTAAGGAAAGCTTAAAAGCGCAGATTGACTGCCGAGCGAACCATCAGCAAAAATCTTCATTGGTCCTATTTCAATAAAAGCCGATGTGTCTTTCTTTTCTTCAAAGTATGTATACATATCATCTACAGCTTCATGATGAACAAGTAAATGAGCACGAAACAGCTGCTTTTCTTTATGAATAACGTCTTGAAATGCTTGATATGTACGCAAAAAGCCTCCATAATAATTTAAATCTTCCGTATGTCCACCCGTTAATCCATGCTGAACACAATCTTTAATGGCTACTGAAAGCGCTTGTCGAATGTATCCTTCTGATACTTGAGGAATGTGAGCCGTTACTAATTCTTGCGCTTGATCAGCCAAAAAACCGGTAGGTTTTCCCGCTTCATCCCTTTGAATAATACCTCCTTCCGGATCGCGTGTTTCAGCTTTAATCCCGGCTATTTTAAGAGCAGTCCCGTTTACTACTAATCCGTGACGACAGACTCGTTTTAACATAATAGGATGTTCAGTTGAAAGATGATCAAGATCTTGATACTGAATCAAAGAGGAATCTTCCCACTGATTTTCATCCCAGCCTTCTCCAATTACCCATTCTCCTTTTGGTGTACTCTCTACTTTTTGCCGAACGCGCATCAACACGTCTTCCCGAGAAGTAGCTTGAGACAAATCAAGCCTAAGGAGCTTTTCGCCGTGACCAATTAAGTGAAGATGGCTATCCACAAAGCCCGGATACATTGTATATCCTTTGAGCTGTACTTCTTTTTCAATCACAGAACCCCATTTGTTTCTTAGGTCTCCTTCTGTACCTATATCTTGAATGAATCCTTTTTCAACATATACGCTTTCTACATGCTCATCTTCTTTTAGCATCGTATATATTTTGCCGCCGTAAAATAAAGTCCCCATCGCCAACATCTCCTTTACTTTATAAAGCTTGATCTTCTCTCTATTATACGTGACAAAACAAACAAGACAAAAGAGTGAGGTTTCCCCCACTCTTTTTAGCCATCATTATTTAATTAATATGACTTATTTACCACCAAGTTGTTGCTCAGCCATTTGAACTAAGCGTTTAGTGATTTCTCCACCAACAGATCCGTTAGCGCGAGCTGTTGCTTCTGGTCCAAGGTTTACACCGAATTCAGAAGCGATTTCGTATTTCATTTGGTCGATAGCAGCTGCTGAACCAGGAGCTACTAATTTGTTTGTGTTTGCCATGTGTTTTCACCTCCTTGTTGAATATAGATTGTGTCAAAACACATGGCTTCATACATTATCTTTTTGGTAATTTTATGAAACTTTACTTTTAAAACAAATCTTCTACATTGTCTGCCGTATTTGTAGCCGAAGAAGCTGTCATCTCAAGCGTTTCTACATTATTTACCGCTTCTTGAATTAATGTTTCAAAATCATAAAATTGTTCGTATCGATTGATTTTTTCACGCTTTGGCTTAGTTTTTGGTGAGCTTGGCGTAAAAATTGTACAGCAGTCTTCATACGGACGATTCGAAATTTCATGTGTATCAATTTTACGAGCAATTTCAACAATCTCCGTTTTATCCATTGTCACAAGCGGACGCAAAATAGGCGTATTGGTCACTTCATTAATCGCATACATGCTCTCAACCGTTTGGCTAGCTACTTGCCCTAAGCTGTCCCCAGTTACGATAGCTAACGATTCATTTTTTTCACGAATGAGGTCCGTAATTCGAAGCATCATACGGCGTGTAGAGGTCATTGTATAATTCTCTGGAATTTGTTTTTGAATCGCTTGCTGTACAGCTGTAAACGGTACAATGTGAAGCTTTACTTTTTCGTGATAAGCCGTTAATTTTTGCGTCAAATCAATTACTTTTTGCTTAGAACGTTCACTCGTAAAAGGCGGGCTATAAAAATGAACTGCTTCTATTTCCAAACCGCGCTTCATTGCTAAGTATCCTGCAACCGGACTGTCGATTCCTCCAGAAAGCATCAGCATCGCTTTTCCACTCGTACCGACTGGAAGACCTCCTGCTCCGCGATAATCAAAACATGTAATATACGTTGCTTCACTTCTCACTTCTACTCGTACATTTACGCTTGGTTCTTTTACGTTTACTTGTAGATGCTCCGTATTTCGAAGAACATGACTTCCTACTGCATAATTCAATTCGTTTGTATCAAGAGGAAATTGTTTGTACGCTCTCCGAGTAGATACTTTAAATGTTTTGCCTTCTATATCAAATTCTTTCATCGCTTCTAACGCTGCTTCTTGAATCGCTTCAAGTTCATTTTCAACTTTTAATGCTAAACTAAAGCTTTGAATACCAAAGATTTGCTGAAGACGTTCAATGATAGGCTCGTGATTTTCACCGTTTAAGTGAATATACATGCGGTCTCTCGTGTATTTTACGTGAATGTTTTGGAATGCACTAAGAGCCGTTACAATGTTTTTTCTTAGCTGTGCAACAAATTTTTTTCTGTTTTGTCCTTTAGTTGAGATTTCTCCGTACCGAATTAAAATATGGTTATATATCATTATCATTTACCTCATTACTTTCTTTAAATCTTCAATTACTGTGAAAATAGCATTTACAATGGGCGTTACTTCATTATAATCATTTAAGCCAGACAAGCTCAAACGAATGGACTGATCTGCTTCTTCATAATTTTTACCGATGGCTAAAAGCGTTTTACTTGGCTTTTTTCGCTTTGATGAGCAAGCAGATGTAGTGGATACAAACACTCCTTTTTCCTCAAGAGCGTGAACAAAAACCTCACCTTTAATACCTTGTGCTGTAAAATTTATAATATGGGGTGCCGAATGCTCGGCCGGCGTATTGATCGTGATTCTTTCGTGAGCAGAAAGTTTGTCCACCAGTTCTGCTTTTATTTTCTGCATTTTTTGCTGATTCTGAGCTGCATGTTCAAGTGTTAAACGAAGTGCTTTAGCAAATGCCACAATTCCCGGCACATTTTCCGTGCCTGATCGATGCTGCATTTCCTGAGAGCCTCCGCTAAGTAACGGATGAAGCTGAACTCCATTTCGTTTATATAAAATTCCCGTCCCTTTTAAGCCATGAATTTTGTGTCCTGATAATGTGCATAAATCAATTTTATGATCCGCTAAAGAAAGCGGAACTTTTCCAATCCCTTGCACATGATCGACATGAAAAAGCACCTTCGAATAGTTCGTCAGTATTTGTCCAATTTCTTCAATTGGCTGAATGGTGCCAATCTCATTATTTACATGCATAACAGATACTAAAATGGTTTCATCTGTCATAGCTGATTCAATAGCCGCAGGTGACACAAATCCACTTGAATCTACCGGAACATACGTAACGTTAAATCCTAGTGCTTCTAACTGCTTAAATGGTTCATGAACGGAATCATGTTCAATATTTGTCGTAATGATATGCTGACCTCGGCTTTTATATTGCATCGCTACGCCTTTAATAGCCAAATTATTCCCTTCCGTTCCTCCTGATGTAAAGATAATTTCATTTGACGATACGTGCAGCAATTCTGCTACTTGCTCACGTGAACGGCTCAACAAATTCTCCGCTTGTACGCCAAATTGATGGAGGGACGATGGGTTGCCATAATAAGTTGTAGCTACTTTCATAAAAGATTGTATTACTTCATTATAGGGTTTTGTTGTAGCGCTATTATCTAAATAAATCAAGGATTCGCGCCCCCTTCTTCATTTTTTCGGAACAACGTATTATCATACCATACCTTGCTACTTTTTTAAATTAGGCTTTGCCTTAGTAATCATAACAAGTATAGACGATCTTTTCAAAAACTATTTACCGCTTTATAACCGAGGTGTTGGCTGGCTCATTCCAACAGTTGCTGCCGCCTTCATAGGCTATATTATTAGCATTGCAAGAGGTATCCATCACACAGATAGTATACAAAGAAAAGCATCATAAAAAAGCTCGTGTCCTTTGGACACGAGCTTTTTAACTCTGTGAAGATACAATACGCTGTATACGATCAAGCGCACCAGGGTCTACTTGCTCAATAGCTGCAGATGCCTGTTTTAACGCTTCTTTGTATTCATAATGGCGAAATGCTTCTTCCGCTTCTTCTAAAGACTGTGCAATCCCGTGATGAGTACTTCTATAACGGTTACCGTATTGAATCACTCTTTCAACCAATCGCGCTTCTTCTAGCATTGCCTCTGTTTCATCAAATGTATCCTGAACAAAACCAACAGCATCTTCAAGTAAAGATTGAACAGCTTGAATATTAAGCGGTTTTTCTTTCAGCTTAGCGGTTACTTCATTTAAGATATGAACCGTTTTTTCAAGCTGCACTTTATATTCTTCAGGAACACCAGGAAGGTTGCTTTTTTGAATAAGGCGTCGTGCTTCAATCAACTGAGATTTCAGTTCTTCTATTTTGTCCTTAGCTGAGAGCTCATCTTTGCGAAGAGCTTGTAGCATATCGCTATAGGATTCCTGAGATTCTTTTAATTGGTTAAGCTGTTTGGAAACGTCTTCGAGTTCTTCTTGGATCACACTGTAGGCTAAATTATGCTCCGCTACCTTGTCCGAAATATTATAGTACAAGTTAGTTAATCGTTTTAGTTCGCGGTCCATTTTATAATATACGTCTAAATCGCGCTCTTTAAAATGATAGCTTTGCTGTACAAATAGCGTTTCTTCACGAAGTTCACGGTTTCGTTCTTGAAGCATACGAAGGAAGTTAGATACCGTATGAGATTCACGGTTCATTTTATGATAGGAGAAAACCTCATGCTCAAGTGAGTCATATAACTGCTCTAAGCGTTCGTTAACATCATCTAGTTTTTTAATCGCTTCTTCCACATATAATTCTTCAATATCTGCAATAATTTCAGCAGTTTCTTGTTTTAAAAGCTCTACCGTTTCTTCTACTTGCAGATGATCTAACACATATCCCTGCTCACTCATTTCGCGGAACCCGTCAAGCAGTTCATTGAACTGAACAGGAAGAGTGGTCTGACACTCAACTAACACTTTTGGAATTTGTTCTAAATACGAATCAATAGCTGTTAAATCAGTTTTTAATTGAAGAACAATCTCGCGTGCTTGAAGATAGTTTCCGTTAATCGTCTCTTCCTCGTATTTTTTAAACTGCTCTTTAGATGTATTAATTGCGTATTCTAACGTTTTTTCAGCATTTCCATAGGAATACCGATGTGCGAGCAATTTTTTCTTCACATGGCGGTGAAGCTGATTTAATTCCTCAATATCATATCGATTATCTTGTTCGCTACCAATTAAATTTTGAAGTTCCGTAAGTATGTTTTCAATATCTATCTTGGTTTGTTCTAAGGCTTGATCAATATGTATAGATAATTGCTTCGCTTTTTTAAATCGGTATTTATCCGCTGCTTCTTCCGTTTCAAACAGTTCTTTATCAATTTTCGGGAGATTAGTTGATATAATTTCATCCCACTGCTCACGCCAACGCTCAAATAGCTCTTCAGTTTGACCTGTCATGTTCAATTCTTTTACTTTTGAAATTTCCTCTGCAACTGGCGTATTTGCTAATTCGACTTTGATCGTTTCCAGGCGATCAATTTCTTGATAAATCTTTTTACGTGAAAACATTCCGTACACAACTAATCCGATAATAAGTATGATTAGTGCTATAATGAATTCCATACTAAGCCCCCTTACAGTGCGTTCTACATGACAAGTTTCTTATTTATAAAAAGGGTGAATTTAATCCTTTAAATTTTTTTGCGTCAATGTTTTTATGATACCATGTAAAGTCCAACTTTTGAGCAAAAAATTAAATTTTTTTATACAAAATATTGGCATGGAGTCACTTTGTGTCGTTACAATGGAAAAAGAAGAAAAAAGGAGGCATTTTTTATGAAAGTTGACAAACATATTCATACTCCATTTTGCCCACACGGTTCGCCTGATCCATTGCAACAATATGTTGAACAGGCGATTTCCCTGAACTTTGGCGAGATTTCGTTTACAGAGCATGCTCCATTACCAAAAAGCTTCAGTGATCCGACGCCTGATCGAGACAGCGGAATGGATCGTGACAAACTTGATCACTACATTCAAAGCGTACAGCAAGTTAAAAAAGAATTTGAGCGCGATATTCGTATTAATATCGGGTTAGAAGTTGACTTTATCGAAGGATTTGAACACGAAACAACAGATTTCTTAAACGAATATGGTCCTTATCTCGATGACAGCATCCTTTCTGTCCACTTCTTAAAATATGAAGAAGAGTATGACTGCCTGGATTTTAGCGCTGACGTATTTGCACATATTGTACAGAAATTTGGCAGCGTAAGCAAAGTATATGATAAGTATTACAACACGGTATTACGCTCTGTACAGGCCAATTTAGGCGTTTATAAGCCTAAGCGTATTGGTCATATGACACTGGTACATAAATTCCAAACTCGCTTTCCATATGAAGACACACTTTCCCCTATTATTTTATCAATACTCGATGAAATAAAAATGAAAGATCTGGCTTTGGATTATAATGGTGCAGGGTTGTTTAAACCTTTGTGCAAGGAAGCGTATCCAGCTCCATTTGTCGTAAAAGCAGCCCAACAGAAAAAAATCCCTCTCGTATATGGGTCAGATGCCCACTGTGCGAAGGATTTAGGCCAAGGCTATAGAGAGCTCTATTTAGGATAATTGAACGCGCAGTTTGTTTGTCCGTTCATATGGCAAACATACCGTTGTATGCACCCATCGCTCCAGCTCAATCGCATATTGCTGAACAAAATACGGTTCGTGAGGCAATATATGAAGAACTTCACTTAGATACTGAGGATGAAGATAAGGCATAGACAGCATTCCCTTAAGCTCAATGATTGTAAAAGAAACGTGCAGCTTTCGAAACTCCTTTTCTTTCATCCCTCTTTCAAGGATTGTTTTTAAGTAATATTTTTCCTTGGTTAAATACGTAGTCATGACTTCTCGAATTAAAATCGTGTCGAGAGAGATTTCTCTATATACGAGCCGTGCAATATGCCTATTTTCGTGCTGATAATATAAGATAGCTCGGATCATCACGATGATGCTTTCTGTTGAAGACAGCCTTTTCATTTCTTGAAATGCTTGCTCCAGCACCTGAATATAACCTTCAAAATAAGAAATCACTAAACTTTCAAGTAATCCTTCTTTGCTATGAAAATAATATGAAATATTCGCTACGTTCACTTTCGCTTTTCCTGCAATCTCGCGCACCGACGTACCATCAAAACCTTTTACGTTAAAAAGAGAAACAGCCGCATCAATAATTTTCTCTTTCGTTTTTGACTGTACAGCCATCTATCTACACCTCATTTCGATTTATTTTTACAAAACACATATGATTGCAAAATTGTGTAGAAATCGTTACAGTATTTAAAAAGGATTTTAGTAGCCTCTCTACATAATTCGTGATGGGCTCTTTAGTTCCTGTAATCTTTTATCGACAAAGTAGCGTTAAAACTGACGTTTCCTGATAAAAATTCATTAAATCTTATGTTGAATGGAGGAGAATACATTGTTTAATGTCGAAAACTACAGCGGCTCAAAACAAAAAGATTATGAATTAGTAATTAAGCAATTGAGCGCCTTATTAGAAGGAGAAAGCAATACAATTGCTAATCTAGCAAATGCTTCAGCTTTACTAAATCAATTTTTAAATGAAGTAAACTGGGTAGGTTTTTATTTAATGGAAGACGGGGAGTTAGTACTCGGCCCTTTCCAGGGACTGCCGGCTTGTGTTCGCATTCCACTTGGAAAAGGCGTATGCGGTACAGCAGCTCAAAATCAAAAGACAGAGCGAATCGAAGATGTTCATGCCTTTCCTGGTCACATTGCATGTGATGCTGCTTCTCAATCTGAAATCGTTGTACCAATTGTAAAAGACGGTCAGCTGCTAGGCGTTCTTGATATTGACAGCCCAATCAAAAATCGCTTTGATGAAATAGATCAACGCTATCTTGAAGAATTCGTCAAAGAACTCACCTCTTTTCTTTGAATATGAACAAGCAAACCCAGCCGCTTTGCAGCTGGGTTTGCTTGTTAAACAAACGTTTGATTAGTCCATCACCACCGTTTTCTTACGTTATTTCTTCTCCTTTTATACTTCAAATGAATATATCCTTTCTTTTACATTCTTTTAATCTTCAATCTTCCTTGACTTTATACGAGGAAACACCTATAATACTCGTTGTGTGAAATATTGCAGCTTATACAATCTTCTTTATGTTTTTCATTTTGTTCCTCATTAAAAGATTGTTTTACAGAAGTAGCAATTCTTTTAACAAGATGGTGTATCGTGTAACTCTCTGCTGCTAGAGCGATGGTACATGAAAACAAAATGAGCATATCGCTAGAATGTGTCTGTTTTTGTTTTGCATAAAATAAAAACACAAACAAGGAGGAGTCATCATGGCTCGTTATACAGGTCCAAGTTGGAAAATCTCTCGTCGCTTAGGTCTTTCTCTAAGTGGTACAGGTAAAGAATTAGAAAAACGCCCTTACGCTCCAGGTCCACATGGCCCAGGTCAACGTAAGAAAATTTCTGAGTACGGTTTACAATTACAAGAAAAGCAAAAATTACGCCACATGTATGGTGTAACTGAGCGTCAATTCCGTAACTTATTCGTTGCTGCTGGTAAATTAACTGGTAAGCACGGTGAGAACTTCATGATTCTTTTAGAAGCTCGTCTTGATAACTTAGTATACCGTATGGGTCTTGCACGCACTCGTCGTCAAGCTCGTCAATTAGTTAACCACGGTCACATTTTAGTTGACGGTAAACGCGTTGACATCCCATCTTACCGTGTACAACCTGGTCAAGTGATCGGTGTTCGCGAAAAATCTCGCAACCTTTCAATCGTGAAAGAAGCGCTTGAAGTTAACAACTTCGTACCAGACTACTTAACAGTAGACGCTGAGAAATTAGAAGGTACATTCACTCGCTTACCAGAGCGTTCTGAATTATCTGCTGAAATCAACGAAGCACTAATCGTAGAGTTCTACTCTCGTTAATAGTAAAAAGCCGTTCCCTATGGAGCGGCTTTTTTACTGTCTTTATATATAAAAAAGGCCTTTCGGCCTTTTTTTATGCGTATTGAATAAGCGTATATTTTTTCTTGCCTCGACGAATCACTGTGAATTGACCTTCAATACGGTCTTCTGCACCTACCATTTTTTGTAAATCTTGCTCACGCTCACCGTTTAAGTAAATCGCACCGTTTGAAATATCTTCACGTGCTTGACGTTTAGAAGGAGAGATTTTACTTTCTACAAGTAAATCAATTAAACCAATATCTTCACCTGTATGCATGTAAGAAGGCACATCCTTGAACCCTTGCTTAATTTCTTCCGCTGTTAACTCTGAAATACTTCCGCTAAATAAAGCTTGCGAAATACGAATTGCTTGCTCAAGAGCTTCTTCACTGTGTACAAGCGTAGTCATCGCTGCCGCTAGTGCTTTTTGTGCTTCACGTTTTTCAGGAGCTTCTTTTGCAGACGCTGCTAATTCATTAATTTCTTCGTGCGATAAGAATGTAAAGTATTTTAAATATTTTATAACATCGCGATCATCTGTATTAATCCAGAACTGGTAGAATTCATACGGACTTGTTTTTTCAGCGTCTAACCAAATTGCTCCGCCTTCTGTTTTACCGAACTTCGTGCCGTCTGCTTTTGTTACAAGCGGAACTGTTAATCCAAATGCTTTTGCATCTTCTTCTGATTTACGAATTAATTCTAAACCAGCCGTAATATTTCCCCATTGGTCGCTGCCGCCTATTTGAAGCTTACAGTTATATGTTTGGTATAAGTTCAAGAAATCATATGATTGTAAAATCATATAGCTAAATTCCGTAAATGAAATGCCTGATTCGATACGAGATTGAACAGAATCCTTCGCCATCATGTAGTTGATACCAAAGTTTTTACCGATATCTCGTAGGAATGTAATAACGTCTAATGAGCCAATCCAATCATAGTTATTCGCAATAACTGCTGCATTTTCACCTTCTTCGAAATCCAAGAAGCGTGAAAGCTGACCTTTAATGCGCTCACTAAACATGGCAACCGTTTCTTTTTCATTTAACGTACGCTCTGCTTTTTTACCGCTTGGATCTCCAATAAGACCCGTGCCTCCACCAACTAATGCAATCGGTTGGTGTCCAGCTTGTTGAAAGCGACGTAAAATTAAAACAGGAAGCATGTGGCCGATGTGAAGGCTGTCGGCTGTCGGATCGAATCCGCAGTACAAACGAACAGACTCTTTACTCAAAAGTTCACTTAAACCTTTTTCATCCGTTTGTTGGTTAATGAGCCCTCGAAACTCAAGATCTTGTAAAATATCCATGTTATATTCTCTCCTTTATCTAATTGCTCGTTACAATTTGTTGAACAACATAAAAAACGCCCCTTCTTAAAAAAGAAGGGACGAAAATATCGCGGTACCACCCTATTTGGAAATAAATTATTTCCCACTTAAATGATGTAACGGTCTACCCGTCTTTTGCTACTGTAAGTTCACAAAAGATGCTCAAGGACGTATTTCATATTTGTCTATGTACTGATTTTCAGCAACCATCAGCTCTCTTAAACAGGGAGACAAGTATTACTTCTTCCTATCACTGCAGTTTATTTTATTTAAAAGTTTACACCCCACAATTATGAATGATTTCATTTTAAAATTCAAGTCCAAAAAAAAGTTCAAACAGCTGACTGTTTGAACTTTATAAAAATCACTTATTTTCCCTACAAAGATTGAAACGTTTACTCCTTAGTCTTCCATCGTTGACAAATCGCCCGTTGGCAAATCTAATTCCCAAGCTTTTAAAACGCGACGCATAATTTTACCACTTCGTGTTTTAGGTAGCTTGTCTTTAAACTCGATTTCACGCGGGGCTGCATGAGCAGCTAACCCTTTTTTCACAAATTGACGAATATCTTCAATCAGTTCATCTGAAGGTTCATACCCATCCCTAAGTGCGATAAATGCTTTAATAATTTCCCCGCGCACAGGATCAGGCTTACCAATGACACCCGCTTCTGCTACAGCAGGGTGTTCAACAAGCTTACTTTCTACTTCAAATGGACCCACGCGTTCTCCTGCCGTCATAATAACATCATCAATTCGGCCTTGGAACCAAAAATAACCGTCTTCATCCATATACGCCGAATCACCTGATACGTACCAATCACCTGGCATAAAATATGACTCATACTTTTCTTTGTTGTTCCAAATCGTATGCATCATAGATGGCCAGCCTTTTTTAATTGCTAAGTTACCCATTCGATAAGGTGGAAGCTCCTGTCCTTGGTCGTCAATGATTGCTGCTTGTACACCCGGAATAGGTTTCCCCATAGATCCTGGCTTAATTTTCATAGACGGATAATTACAAATCGTCTGACCGCCAGTTTCAGTCATCCACCACGTGTCATGAATACGTTTTTGGAAAACCTTCATTCCCCAGCGTACCACTTCAGGATTTAATGGTTCTCCCACACTTAATACATGTCTGAGATTGCTTAAATCATAGCGTTTAACTAAGTCATCACCAGCTCCCATTAGCATACGAAATGCTGTAGGTGCACTGTACCAAACCGTTACGCCAAAATCCTCAAGTGCTTGATACCATGCATCTGGACTAAATCGTCCTCCTACAATCACATTTGTTGCTCCAGCAAGCCAAGGACCAAAAATTCCGTAGGAAGTCCCCGTTACCCAACCGGGATCTGCTGTACACCAATACACATCGTCATCTTTTAAGTCGAGCACCCACTTTGCGGTTTGATAGTGCTGAAGCATTGCGTTGTGAACATGAAGTACGCCTTTTGGTTTGCCGGTTGAACCTGATGTATAATGAAGCAGCATACCATCTGTTCTATTTACCCACTCAATTTCCACCTCTTTATTCGCCGCTTCTAATCGCTTGAGAAAATCTAGTTGAATGCCTTCTTCTTCTACATTTTCCCCTACAAGCAGAATGTGTTTTAAAGCTGGCAAATCTTTCACCGGAACGCGGCTCAGCAATTCAGGCGTTGTAATTAACACCTTTGCATCACTGTCTTGCAAACGATCTTTTACTGCACCTTCCATGAACGCTTCAAACAAAGGCCCAACAATAGCGCCAAGCTTCACCGCGCCTAACAATGCAAAATAAAGTTCCGGAGAGCGAGGCATAAAGATAAACACGCGATCTCCCTTCTCTACGTCTGCTTGTTTTAGCACGTTTGCGGCTTTGTTTGACCATTCTTTCATTTCTTTGAATGTATATTTTTCATTGCGCTGCGCATCTCGATAATAAAGCGCAACTTTATTTTTACGCGTAGAGTTTGCGTGCTTATCAATTGCTTCATAAGCTGCATTTAATTTCCCTGTTTCATGCCATGAAAATTCCTTCTCCACTTGTGACCAGTCAAAGGTTTGATACGTTTTATCATAGTCCTGTAAGTTGTATACCCCTTCAATTACAGGAAGCGCTTCCACCTTCATCACAAACTCCCCCTTATGTATAAAATTTACAAACCTATTATATAACAAAAATAGACTTTTCACAATTTTATAAAAATTATTTGTCGGAATTGGGATAATAGTCTCCCTTGTTATATGACAACCTCTATTATAGAAGTGTCGAATTAACAAGAATCTCTTTTAATTTTCTATTCTATGTTTTTTTAAAAACTCCTTTTCTTTTATTTAATTTTTTGAAAACGCTTTAATATAGAGTTTTTTTTGTATTATAATACAGATAAGACTGCTTGAAGGTGGTGATTCATGTGAAACATTCCCAAACATACAATATGAAAGAACTAAAAACAGCTGTTGGAGCAATTGTTATTGAAGGACCTGTCTCCTCACAGACCTTGCAACAACTTGATTTTCATGAGCAACTAACGGCCTTTCGTCCACCTGAACAGCAAAAAGAAGCATTGATCGAGATTGCCAACTTGCCTGAAGGTAGAATCATTATTGCTCGCCATCACCATACAATCATTGGTTACGTAACCTTTTTATATCCCGATC is a window of Priestia aryabhattai DNA encoding:
- a CDS encoding amidohydrolase yields the protein MGTLFYGGKIYTMLKEDEHVESVYVEKGFIQDIGTEGDLRNKWGSVIEKEVQLKGYTMYPGFVDSHLHLIGHGEKLLRLDLSQATSREDVLMRVRQKVESTPKGEWVIGEGWDENQWEDSSLIQYQDLDHLSTEHPIMLKRVCRHGLVVNGTALKIAGIKAETRDPEGGIIQRDEAGKPTGFLADQAQELVTAHIPQVSEGYIRQALSVAIKDCVQHGLTGGHTEDLNYYGGFLRTYQAFQDVIHKEKQLFRAHLLVHHEAVDDMYTYFEEKKDTSAFIEIGPMKIFADGSLGSQSALLSFPYKSDPSTRGVAIQSLDELKQLVRKARELSMTVAVHAIGDLAFQYVVESIEQYPPQTGQRDRIIHAQILRKDLVDRVKKLPVVLDIQPRFLASDFPWVIEKIGEEHLDYCYAWKTLLDEGVMCAGGSDAPIEPINPMLTIHAAVSRKTSPNSSVVYIPSERLTVFEAVQLFTLGSAQAIHQEHKKGYVQKGYVADFTVLERDLFEIPADDIPGVQVQMTAIDGEIVYQK
- a CDS encoding alpha/beta-type small acid-soluble spore protein produces the protein MANTNKLVAPGSAAAIDQMKYEIASEFGVNLGPEATARANGSVGGEITKRLVQMAEQQLGGK
- the thiI gene encoding tRNA uracil 4-sulfurtransferase ThiI, with the translated sequence MIYNHILIRYGEISTKGQNRKKFVAQLRKNIVTALSAFQNIHVKYTRDRMYIHLNGENHEPIIERLQQIFGIQSFSLALKVENELEAIQEAALEAMKEFDIEGKTFKVSTRRAYKQFPLDTNELNYAVGSHVLRNTEHLQVNVKEPSVNVRVEVRSEATYITCFDYRGAGGLPVGTSGKAMLMLSGGIDSPVAGYLAMKRGLEIEAVHFYSPPFTSERSKQKVIDLTQKLTAYHEKVKLHIVPFTAVQQAIQKQIPENYTMTSTRRMMLRITDLIREKNESLAIVTGDSLGQVASQTVESMYAINEVTNTPILRPLVTMDKTEIVEIARKIDTHEISNRPYEDCCTIFTPSSPKTKPKREKINRYEQFYDFETLIQEAVNNVETLEMTASSATNTADNVEDLF
- a CDS encoding cysteine desulfurase family protein, producing MIYLDNSATTKPYNEVIQSFMKVATTYYGNPSSLHQFGVQAENLLSRSREQVAELLHVSSNEIIFTSGGTEGNNLAIKGVAMQYKSRGQHIITTNIEHDSVHEPFKQLEALGFNVTYVPVDSSGFVSPAAIESAMTDETILVSVMHVNNEIGTIQPIEEIGQILTNYSKVLFHVDHVQGIGKVPLSLADHKIDLCTLSGHKIHGLKGTGILYKRNGVQLHPLLSGGSQEMQHRSGTENVPGIVAFAKALRLTLEHAAQNQQKMQKIKAELVDKLSAHERITINTPAEHSAPHIINFTAQGIKGEVFVHALEEKGVFVSTTSACSSKRKKPSKTLLAIGKNYEEADQSIRLSLSGLNDYNEVTPIVNAIFTVIEDLKKVMR
- the ezrA gene encoding septation ring formation regulator EzrA: MEFIIALIILIIGLVVYGMFSRKKIYQEIDRLETIKVELANTPVAEEISKVKELNMTGQTEELFERWREQWDEIISTNLPKIDKELFETEEAADKYRFKKAKQLSIHIDQALEQTKIDIENILTELQNLIGSEQDNRYDIEELNQLHRHVKKKLLAHRYSYGNAEKTLEYAINTSKEQFKKYEEETINGNYLQAREIVLQLKTDLTAIDSYLEQIPKVLVECQTTLPVQFNELLDGFREMSEQGYVLDHLQVEETVELLKQETAEIIADIEELYVEEAIKKLDDVNERLEQLYDSLEHEVFSYHKMNRESHTVSNFLRMLQERNRELREETLFVQQSYHFKERDLDVYYKMDRELKRLTNLYYNISDKVAEHNLAYSVIQEELEDVSKQLNQLKESQESYSDMLQALRKDELSAKDKIEELKSQLIEARRLIQKSNLPGVPEEYKVQLEKTVHILNEVTAKLKEKPLNIQAVQSLLEDAVGFVQDTFDETEAMLEEARLVERVIQYGNRYRSTHHGIAQSLEEAEEAFRHYEYKEALKQASAAIEQVDPGALDRIQRIVSSQS
- the hisJ gene encoding histidinol-phosphatase HisJ, yielding MKVDKHIHTPFCPHGSPDPLQQYVEQAISLNFGEISFTEHAPLPKSFSDPTPDRDSGMDRDKLDHYIQSVQQVKKEFERDIRINIGLEVDFIEGFEHETTDFLNEYGPYLDDSILSVHFLKYEEEYDCLDFSADVFAHIVQKFGSVSKVYDKYYNTVLRSVQANLGVYKPKRIGHMTLVHKFQTRFPYEDTLSPIILSILDEIKMKDLALDYNGAGLFKPLCKEAYPAPFVVKAAQQKKIPLVYGSDAHCAKDLGQGYRELYLG
- the refZ gene encoding forespore capture DNA-binding protein RefZ, with the protein product MAVQSKTKEKIIDAAVSLFNVKGFDGTSVREIAGKAKVNVANISYYFHSKEGLLESLVISYFEGYIQVLEQAFQEMKRLSSTESIIVMIRAILYYQHENRHIARLVYREISLDTILIREVMTTYLTKEKYYLKTILERGMKEKEFRKLHVSFTIIELKGMLSMPYLHPQYLSEVLHILPHEPYFVQQYAIELERWVHTTVCLPYERTNKLRVQLS